The following coding sequences lie in one Porphyromonas asaccharolytica DSM 20707 genomic window:
- the rpsU gene encoding 30S ribosomal protein S21, with product MIIVPIKEGENIERALKRYKRKYNDIGIIRNLRKRQAFQKPSDVKRRMMEKARYVQSLRQEELDA from the coding sequence ATGATAATTGTACCAATCAAGGAGGGCGAAAACATCGAGCGTGCACTCAAGCGTTATAAGCGTAAGTACAACGACATCGGTATCATTCGCAATCTCCGCAAGCGCCAAGCATTTCAGAAGCCCTCAGACGTCAAGCGTCGTATGATGGAGAAGGCTCGCTACGTGCAGTCACTTCGTCAAGAGGAGCTAGACGCTTAA
- a CDS encoding Ig-like domain-containing protein, translating to MKQKICMLLVALATLTLFGACNKNNEPTNDSFELSVAPEMLQLGVGVQKQLTITPEGISYSCSSSDESVATVDNKGVVTGVKEGEAVVTVMAKDQTKTVKVVVGNRYMGLYSGDDKIVPIYIPFFPDVPVSKEAQKQIIAANEKYDWVLFSYDDGEDDHEDDGDTGGHSHKMILMKAPKYANGAYMDNRLITDLYYHYVKEDDIYFDCWTRPLFKKDVVQAAHDGSEKDIKLLRDILTLYGFTENLQPSKYKSGQLNFEGYNMTQFPEGPMWGSIYCTNVEGTDSYYLEFQVVQRAPKK from the coding sequence ATGAAACAAAAGATCTGTATGCTCTTAGTGGCTCTAGCCACGCTAACGCTCTTCGGAGCTTGTAATAAAAACAACGAACCAACGAATGACTCCTTCGAGCTAAGCGTAGCACCTGAGATGTTGCAGCTGGGAGTAGGCGTTCAGAAGCAACTAACTATCACTCCTGAGGGGATCTCCTACAGCTGTAGCTCCTCAGATGAGTCTGTCGCTACGGTGGACAATAAGGGTGTCGTCACTGGAGTCAAGGAGGGTGAGGCTGTTGTCACGGTCATGGCTAAGGATCAGACCAAGACTGTCAAAGTGGTCGTCGGTAATCGCTATATGGGTCTATATAGTGGCGATGACAAGATCGTTCCGATATACATACCATTCTTCCCTGATGTACCTGTCAGTAAGGAGGCTCAGAAGCAAATAATAGCTGCCAATGAGAAGTATGACTGGGTGCTCTTTAGCTATGACGATGGCGAAGATGATCATGAGGACGATGGCGACACGGGGGGACATAGTCATAAGATGATTCTGATGAAGGCGCCTAAGTATGCTAACGGAGCCTATATGGACAATCGACTCATCACAGATCTCTATTATCACTATGTAAAGGAAGATGATATATACTTCGACTGCTGGACGAGACCCCTATTTAAGAAGGATGTAGTCCAAGCTGCTCACGATGGCTCTGAGAAGGATATCAAGCTACTCCGTGACATCTTGACGCTCTACGGCTTTACAGAGAATTTGCAACCATCGAAGTACAAGAGCGGGCAGCTGAACTTCGAGGGCTACAATATGACTCAGTTCCCCGAAGGACCAATGTGGGGCTCTATCTATTGTACCAATGTTGAGGGTACAGATTCATACTACTTAGAGTTTCAGGTCGTCCAAAGGGCTCCAAAGAAGTAG
- a CDS encoding metallophosphoesterase, which produces MHVLLYTLFIQLIGILYLVWRGGQAVPRGWWRRSLRGVLLADLLFVLVVVLLRHQLSSDLLTFSIVFVCSWAFVLLYIVPLALLINGGRLLYKRITGQTLRARLGDTVYQRAKWVLFFVTVAISALILMYGYQQAATPHMVEHKVELTKPLGADREHLRVLFVSDLHFSETIGRPFAERLLELYKKTEPDLMLVGGDIFDYYPDPAYLDSIPEIMQQITPPLGCYYVLGNHEYRSDMAKKKAWIKLVGGTLLVDSIATPGGAVTLIGRDDYTQSERASLSELIGQIPQESQQLPRILFEHQPRQLYSLASNGIDLALYGHTHDGQIFPFSLLVRAYYPIAHGFTERYGTPVYVSSGYGAAGPAMRLFTNSEVAVFDLYSTSK; this is translated from the coding sequence ATGCACGTACTCCTCTACACGCTCTTTATACAGCTCATCGGTATCCTCTACCTCGTGTGGCGTGGCGGGCAGGCGGTACCTCGTGGCTGGTGGCGACGGTCGCTGCGTGGGGTGCTACTGGCCGACCTGCTCTTCGTCCTTGTGGTCGTTTTGCTGCGCCATCAGCTCTCGTCGGATCTACTCACTTTTAGCATCGTCTTCGTCTGCTCGTGGGCTTTCGTACTCCTATATATAGTACCCCTAGCACTCCTGATCAATGGCGGACGACTGCTCTACAAGCGCATCACGGGGCAAACGCTTCGCGCACGGCTCGGTGACACGGTATACCAGCGAGCTAAGTGGGTTCTCTTCTTCGTTACGGTAGCGATCTCGGCTTTGATCCTTATGTATGGCTACCAGCAAGCTGCGACACCGCACATGGTGGAGCATAAGGTGGAGCTGACCAAGCCGCTCGGCGCTGACCGAGAGCATCTGCGGGTGCTCTTCGTGTCGGACCTCCACTTTAGCGAAACGATCGGCCGACCCTTTGCGGAGAGGTTATTGGAGCTTTACAAAAAGACAGAGCCAGACTTGATGCTTGTGGGTGGAGATATCTTTGACTACTACCCCGACCCCGCCTATCTAGACAGCATCCCCGAGATCATGCAGCAGATCACCCCACCACTGGGCTGCTACTACGTACTGGGCAATCACGAGTACCGCTCCGACATGGCGAAGAAGAAGGCTTGGATCAAGCTCGTCGGGGGGACGCTCCTCGTGGACTCTATCGCAACGCCTGGCGGAGCGGTGACGCTCATTGGGCGAGATGACTATACGCAGAGCGAGCGGGCTTCGCTCTCTGAGTTAATCGGACAGATACCGCAGGAGAGCCAGCAACTACCGCGCATCCTCTTCGAGCATCAGCCGAGACAGCTATACAGCCTCGCGAGCAACGGCATTGACTTGGCACTCTATGGACATACCCACGATGGACAGATCTTCCCCTTCTCCCTACTGGTACGTGCTTACTATCCGATAGCGCACGGCTTCACCGAGCGATACGGCACGCCTGTATACGTCTCTAGTGGATATGGTGCTGCGGGGCCGGCGATGAGGCTTTTTACCAATAGCGAGGTGGCGGTCTTCGATTTGTACAGCACTAGCAAGTAA
- the hemH gene encoding ferrochelatase yields MTQQIILLTNTGSPRTANEEDVRRYLQEFLTDGDIISVPYLMRQLLVRGIIVPRRTHYSAERYRRLLALSEGVMPLTAEMQRLAELVAQLTQLPTLYTPRYAQTSRAQWGERIAQLVGTDDVEVLLLPLFPQYTRSNAGSAITYFSDLPKPTGGHFKTTVLTPWGTDLRYIEQFADLIQRHVDTSDDSYHYIASYHSIPEAHQKYDQTHGWDYHAQCVATLQAVISKLGIPEERVHLTFHSAMGHGRWLEPTLVSVLQELVAQGVRRVVLFSSSFVADCLETKLDLDLEARELFLAAGGEELIYVPCLSTHPDSGALIASLVERVQRQC; encoded by the coding sequence TTGACACAGCAGATCATACTACTGACGAATACGGGCTCTCCACGGACGGCTAATGAGGAGGACGTGCGAAGATACCTGCAGGAGTTTCTCACCGATGGGGACATCATCTCCGTGCCCTATCTAATGCGACAGCTACTGGTCCGGGGTATCATCGTGCCTCGTCGCACGCACTACTCGGCAGAGCGATACCGTCGGCTCTTAGCACTCTCTGAGGGAGTCATGCCTCTGACCGCAGAGATGCAGCGACTCGCAGAGCTAGTTGCTCAACTAACGCAGCTCCCGACGCTCTACACACCCCGCTATGCACAGACAAGCCGTGCACAGTGGGGCGAACGTATCGCCCAGCTTGTCGGGACGGACGATGTGGAGGTACTACTGCTCCCGCTTTTTCCTCAGTACACACGAAGCAATGCAGGCAGTGCTATCACCTATTTCTCGGATCTACCCAAGCCTACTGGAGGACATTTCAAGACCACTGTGCTGACTCCTTGGGGTACCGATTTGCGCTATATCGAGCAATTCGCCGATCTGATCCAAAGGCATGTAGATACGAGCGACGACAGCTACCACTACATCGCCTCCTATCATAGTATCCCCGAGGCGCATCAGAAGTACGACCAGACGCATGGCTGGGACTACCATGCGCAGTGTGTCGCTACGCTACAAGCGGTGATCAGCAAACTAGGCATACCTGAGGAGCGGGTCCATCTCACCTTTCACTCCGCCATGGGGCATGGGCGCTGGCTAGAGCCGACACTCGTCAGCGTACTGCAAGAGCTCGTAGCACAGGGAGTACGCCGCGTCGTGCTCTTTAGTTCTAGCTTTGTCGCAGATTGCCTCGAGACGAAGCTGGATCTGGATCTAGAGGCTCGTGAACTATTCCTCGCAGCAGGTGGCGAAGAGCTTATCTACGTACCCTGTCTCTCCACCCACCCTGATAGTGGCGCGCTCATTGCTAGCTTAGTCGAGCGGGTACAACGACAGTGCTAG
- a CDS encoding DUF3822 family protein — MQQPPALPKDTLTSAVSSLTLRLTADGFVYLYTLSDEETKTKAGAQEGYLTKSQSQFVPLDWSRVSALWGDIIARHPILSDPEGEVRILYPASHYVVIPSGMSGEQDVHWWRLTAPIFADEEQYYSDSYALGDGKPSLAVGFSHLLKGFLQRSFVACRFIPTILPFAQRVLRQSSLQTGLSLGVELVEGGCDLVLCQSGNLLRANHYSWPRYRTWQHHLYQVLYFLSKVYLDSSVDHAAPVSIILSDGTAGTDSLVGELLQALHRQFTTADWSVSVMPIDYWYA; from the coding sequence ATGCAGCAGCCTCCAGCACTCCCTAAAGACACACTGACATCTGCAGTCTCATCGCTCACATTGCGACTGACTGCAGATGGCTTTGTCTATCTATATACCCTCTCAGACGAAGAGACGAAGACGAAAGCGGGTGCACAGGAAGGCTATCTCACTAAGAGTCAGAGCCAGTTTGTGCCACTAGACTGGTCTCGTGTCTCCGCACTATGGGGAGACATTATCGCACGACATCCTATCCTCAGCGATCCTGAGGGAGAGGTACGCATACTCTACCCCGCCTCTCACTATGTAGTCATACCGAGTGGCATGAGTGGGGAGCAGGATGTACACTGGTGGCGACTGACGGCTCCTATCTTTGCCGACGAGGAGCAGTACTATAGCGACTCGTACGCCCTAGGCGACGGCAAGCCTAGTCTGGCTGTGGGCTTTAGTCATCTACTCAAAGGCTTTCTACAGCGTAGCTTCGTAGCTTGTCGATTTATCCCTACGATCCTACCTTTTGCACAGCGGGTGTTGCGACAGTCGTCTCTTCAGACTGGGCTCTCGCTAGGTGTCGAGCTGGTCGAGGGCGGTTGCGATCTAGTACTATGTCAGTCGGGGAACTTGCTTCGGGCGAATCATTACAGTTGGCCTCGCTACCGCACCTGGCAGCATCATCTCTACCAAGTCCTCTACTTCTTAAGTAAGGTATACTTGGATAGTTCCGTGGATCACGCGGCTCCTGTATCGATAATACTATCCGATGGGACGGCTGGCACTGATAGCTTGGTGGGTGAGCTGTTGCAGGCACTTCACCGACAGTTCACGACTGCCGACTGGAGCGTATCTGTCATGCCGATAGACTATTGGTACGCTTGA
- a CDS encoding IS110 family transposase, whose protein sequence is MKYYFIGIDVSKEKLDATLIHYESESDSEQQLAYTTVENNPKGFKSLVSWSKKNAGRGVKTDAMLFCCETTGGYDRALCDWLYGNGLNIWRESALQIKRSMGLRKGKDDKADSEMIAYYALRFRSKATLYKPLDENMRNLRDLFLYRQSLVADRQAKLVSAKEKRHISSKSKADSFIYRDAQKAIDLLTKSIKECERRMLEIIKADEEMYRNYLHLISCKGVGLVTSVMLIIYTDNFKTWSAKKMASYCGIAPFYESSGSSVFHKANTGGYSNRRLKGILTQAARSAITHNPTLRQYYLRMKAQGKPYGVILNNVNNKLVHILFSLVLHDCDFELDHETKRAARA, encoded by the coding sequence ATGAAATACTACTTTATTGGCATCGACGTTTCCAAAGAAAAATTGGACGCCACCCTGATTCACTACGAATCCGAATCAGACAGCGAGCAACAGCTCGCCTACACCACTGTAGAAAACAACCCTAAGGGATTCAAGAGCCTTGTCTCTTGGAGCAAGAAGAACGCAGGTCGAGGAGTCAAGACCGACGCCATGCTCTTCTGCTGTGAGACTACAGGAGGATACGATCGCGCACTCTGTGACTGGCTCTATGGCAACGGGCTAAACATCTGGCGCGAGAGCGCCCTGCAGATCAAGCGTAGCATGGGTCTGCGCAAAGGCAAGGACGATAAAGCTGACTCGGAGATGATCGCTTACTACGCCTTACGCTTCCGCTCCAAAGCCACTCTCTATAAACCTCTGGACGAGAATATGCGCAACCTACGCGACCTTTTCCTCTACCGGCAGTCACTAGTTGCCGATAGGCAGGCTAAGCTAGTTAGTGCCAAGGAAAAACGGCACATCTCTAGCAAGTCTAAAGCCGACAGCTTCATCTACCGAGATGCCCAAAAGGCTATCGACCTCTTGACCAAAAGCATCAAAGAGTGCGAGCGCCGAATGCTTGAGATCATCAAGGCAGACGAGGAGATGTACCGCAACTACCTGCACCTCATTTCCTGCAAAGGAGTGGGTCTCGTCACCTCCGTCATGCTGATCATCTACACCGACAACTTCAAGACTTGGAGTGCCAAGAAGATGGCTAGCTACTGCGGTATAGCGCCCTTCTACGAGAGCTCTGGGAGCTCAGTCTTTCACAAAGCCAACACAGGAGGCTACAGTAACCGACGGCTAAAAGGAATCTTGACCCAAGCAGCCCGAAGTGCCATAACGCATAACCCAACATTAAGACAATACTACCTACGCATGAAAGCCCAAGGCAAGCCCTACGGGGTTATCCTCAACAATGTCAACAACAAGCTCGTACACATTCTCTTCTCTTTGGTTCTGCACGACTGTGACTTCGAGCTAGACCACGAGACGAAGAGAGCTGCTCGAGCCTAG
- a CDS encoding TonB-dependent receptor, producing MVKRLSLIITALALLLASSLSALAQVQVTGIVLEEGSDEPIPSVAVYTDGGASGTYTEGNGSFQLNVAAGSQLTVSFIGYETLTLRVPASARGSYDFGKVYMATSAIGLDEVRVIASVVPKDRLTPVPVSNVTMKAIQTQAPNIEFPELLKATPSVYVTKGGGGFGDSRINLRGFDSNNIGVLINGVPINDMESGKVYWSNWAGLNDVSSFIQVQRGLGASKLGLSSVGGTINMVTKSTDAKKGGSIYTGVGNDGFLKTSFNVSTGLMDNGWAISLAGSRSQGDGYVDGTNFVGWSYFVNVSKRINDHHRLSFTAFGAPQWHNQRGQMYLIEDYHNAPEGRRLNRGYGYINGRVEGGAYARNFYHKPQLSLNHYWDINKESSIYTSIYASISQGGGRRIRGAKTDWLTLDYNTGRPKDPAAFMGTPDGLLDFDRVMEANRASNNGSQLIFSNAMNSHNWYGLLSYYTNKFSDLFKLTAGFDGRFYQGIHREVIDNLLGGDYYIEPQNSSTKLMYHKPYQPLQVGDYIQYDNIGEVLWNGLFAQGEFTGENFNAFISGAVSHKGYRYVNLGGTGEKYDSLTPPDKIVSPWATYLPWSVKAGASYKFLEHSNVFVNAGYFTIAPYFRNVFFRYNTTINTGAKYERVFTGEVGYGFKMQNLRIDLNGYYTKWLDKSLTRSMGNNTTANISGLDARHAGVELEATYTPIKPLDIRFMFSWGDWIWADDVKADVFDDAQQYVGTINAFVKGVHVGNSAQMTSALSISWEALKDFRLKADLNYAGKNYADFDPTNRTKETDKVDAWRIPDYCTLDLGANYRFNIGSCDATVYINVNNVTNTEYISDARDGKNHDMQSALVYYGFGTNWATGLRINF from the coding sequence ATGGTGAAACGTTTATCACTTATCATCACAGCACTCGCACTCCTACTAGCGAGTAGCCTCTCGGCACTTGCGCAGGTGCAGGTGACGGGTATAGTACTAGAGGAGGGCTCAGATGAGCCTATACCTAGTGTAGCGGTCTACACAGATGGAGGAGCATCAGGAACCTACACAGAGGGCAATGGATCCTTCCAGCTCAATGTAGCAGCTGGCAGTCAGCTTACCGTGAGCTTCATAGGCTATGAGACCTTAACGCTACGGGTCCCAGCCTCTGCACGGGGTAGCTATGACTTTGGCAAGGTCTATATGGCGACTAGTGCTATCGGACTAGACGAGGTGCGCGTCATCGCATCGGTCGTACCCAAGGACCGACTGACGCCAGTACCCGTCTCCAACGTCACGATGAAAGCTATCCAGACGCAAGCTCCAAACATTGAGTTCCCCGAGCTACTTAAAGCAACACCCTCAGTCTACGTGACCAAGGGTGGCGGTGGCTTTGGCGACTCCCGCATCAACCTGCGTGGCTTCGACTCTAATAATATAGGTGTCCTGATCAATGGTGTGCCTATCAATGATATGGAGTCAGGCAAAGTCTACTGGTCCAACTGGGCTGGTCTCAACGACGTCAGCAGCTTCATACAGGTGCAGCGTGGTCTAGGTGCCTCTAAGCTAGGTCTTTCTTCTGTCGGTGGTACCATCAATATGGTGACCAAGAGCACCGATGCCAAGAAGGGTGGTAGCATCTACACAGGTGTAGGTAATGACGGCTTCCTGAAGACCTCTTTCAATGTCTCTACGGGCCTTATGGACAATGGCTGGGCGATCTCTCTTGCAGGCTCTCGTAGCCAAGGCGATGGTTACGTAGACGGGACTAACTTCGTAGGCTGGAGTTACTTCGTCAATGTCTCTAAGCGCATCAACGATCACCACCGTCTATCCTTCACCGCCTTTGGAGCGCCTCAGTGGCACAACCAGCGTGGACAGATGTACCTCATCGAGGACTATCACAACGCCCCCGAGGGTCGTCGCCTCAATCGTGGTTACGGATATATCAATGGACGTGTAGAGGGCGGTGCTTACGCGCGCAACTTCTACCACAAGCCTCAGCTCTCGCTGAACCACTACTGGGATATCAATAAGGAGAGCAGCATCTACACCTCTATCTACGCCTCTATCTCCCAGGGTGGTGGCCGTCGCATACGTGGTGCTAAGACAGACTGGCTCACACTCGACTACAACACCGGTCGCCCGAAAGACCCCGCAGCCTTCATGGGTACTCCCGATGGCTTGCTAGACTTCGATCGTGTCATGGAGGCCAATAGAGCTTCAAACAACGGCTCGCAGCTCATCTTCAGTAATGCAATGAACTCGCACAACTGGTACGGCCTACTCTCCTACTACACCAATAAGTTTAGCGACCTCTTCAAGCTAACCGCTGGCTTTGACGGACGCTTCTACCAGGGCATACACCGCGAAGTTATCGACAACCTACTCGGTGGTGACTACTACATCGAGCCTCAGAACTCCTCTACCAAGCTTATGTACCACAAGCCCTACCAGCCTCTACAGGTGGGCGACTATATCCAGTACGACAACATTGGCGAGGTACTCTGGAACGGACTCTTTGCACAGGGTGAGTTCACGGGCGAAAACTTCAACGCCTTCATCTCTGGCGCTGTATCGCACAAGGGCTACCGCTACGTCAACCTCGGCGGTACGGGCGAGAAGTACGACTCGCTGACCCCTCCCGACAAGATCGTCTCTCCGTGGGCTACTTACCTGCCTTGGAGTGTCAAGGCTGGTGCGAGCTACAAGTTCCTCGAGCACAGCAACGTCTTCGTCAATGCGGGTTACTTCACCATCGCTCCATACTTCCGCAATGTCTTCTTCCGCTACAACACGACCATCAATACGGGAGCTAAGTATGAGCGCGTCTTCACGGGCGAGGTCGGCTACGGCTTTAAGATGCAAAACCTCCGCATCGACCTCAACGGCTACTATACCAAGTGGCTGGACAAGAGCCTCACACGTAGTATGGGCAACAACACGACGGCCAACATCTCTGGTCTAGATGCTCGCCACGCGGGCGTCGAGCTGGAAGCTACTTACACACCGATCAAGCCGCTAGACATTCGCTTCATGTTCTCTTGGGGCGACTGGATTTGGGCTGACGATGTCAAGGCCGATGTCTTCGACGATGCGCAGCAGTATGTAGGCACGATCAATGCTTTTGTCAAGGGCGTACACGTGGGCAACTCAGCTCAGATGACCTCTGCGCTCAGCATCTCGTGGGAGGCACTCAAGGACTTCCGCCTCAAGGCTGACCTCAACTATGCTGGCAAGAACTACGCAGACTTTGACCCGACGAATCGTACCAAGGAGACCGACAAGGTGGACGCTTGGCGCATACCCGACTACTGCACGCTCGATCTCGGTGCTAACTACCGCTTTAACATCGGCTCTTGCGATGCGACCGTCTACATCAACGTCAACAACGTGACCAACACCGAGTACATCTCTGATGCTCGCGATGGTAAGAACCACGACATGCAGTCAGCACTCGTCTACTACGGCTTTGGCACGAACTGGGCGACTGGTCTACGCATCAACTTCTAA
- a CDS encoding TonB-dependent receptor, with translation MQYSKLPIRAMSALLATLCSLSMAVATPAALSAERMLPIVSTHADAHITGHVVDAATKKHIAGATIIIQQYNVSVTTDASGHYSFRNQKPGKLTLTMLADGYLTQVKEVTLKKGETLEVNFEAVLDDTQLEEVVVTANRQRTLRRYAPTLVSVIDSKSFQLNNAVNLAGGLAFKPGIRVENDCQNCGFNQVRINGLDGRYSQILIDSRPVFSALAGVYGLEQLPANMIDRVEVVRGGGSALYGSSAIAGVVNVITKEPTTNSFSLSENLSLIGGKEPDNTIAFNGTILSPDREMGAMIFGQHRTRTGWDANGDGFSEIGQLESRALGTQLFFRLNPYNKITAEIHSIQEKRRGGDHFERPEHVVAVAESVGHSILSGNLRYDAHSTDYKHNFQLYASGQRIVRNSYYGGIDEENVADDKHATPKEAYGDNYGLTHGNVAMGGAQYSYKTDRLFFMPGNILVGVEYLYDHLNDQMPILKYQKLPDGSSRAPGLDQRIHNLSQIAQIEWTNKVFTLLLGGRLDEHSAIRNDKGAVKPVFTPRATVRYNPFTWMNLRASYAQGFRAPQTFDEDLHVGVVSGEAQKVINVKGLKPEYSHSFNLSNDMYFSHGAMQANLLLEGFFTRLQGAFNTRPIEEREGFTLFERYNASDASVYGANIEGKVAYKRFTVQAGFTIAKSLWDKPESTGVERSLIKGENEKTPSDINTLENNGPEKAAGFYTDGDGNFVSTELKSRNFMRTPMTYGYLTLTYNPVSTLNLTATCNYTGSMLAPHVIEYGAESAVLDRELVAAGKREAGAADASEAAPKWGRIEKTPSFFDLGARISYDFDIFTSSSLQLFLGANNLLNSFQKDFDLGGGRDSGYIYGPMQPRTVYMGMTMKF, from the coding sequence ATGCAGTACAGTAAACTACCAATCAGGGCTATGAGCGCACTCCTTGCGACTCTCTGCTCGTTGTCTATGGCGGTGGCTACGCCTGCAGCTCTCTCGGCTGAGCGTATGCTACCCATCGTATCTACCCATGCCGATGCCCACATCACGGGTCACGTGGTGGATGCCGCAACAAAGAAGCACATCGCGGGTGCTACCATCATCATCCAGCAGTACAATGTCTCGGTCACGACCGATGCTTCGGGACACTACTCCTTTCGCAATCAGAAGCCTGGCAAGCTAACCCTGACGATGCTCGCTGACGGATACTTGACGCAGGTCAAGGAAGTCACACTAAAAAAAGGGGAGACACTAGAGGTCAACTTTGAGGCGGTCCTTGATGACACCCAGCTTGAGGAGGTGGTCGTCACGGCCAACCGTCAGCGCACGCTGCGCCGCTACGCTCCTACACTGGTCTCGGTGATCGACAGCAAGAGCTTCCAGCTCAACAATGCGGTCAACCTCGCAGGTGGTCTTGCCTTCAAGCCAGGCATCCGTGTCGAGAACGACTGTCAGAACTGCGGCTTCAACCAGGTGCGTATCAACGGTCTCGATGGTCGCTATTCGCAGATATTGATCGATAGCCGTCCTGTCTTCTCTGCCTTGGCTGGTGTCTACGGTCTAGAGCAGCTCCCCGCTAATATGATCGACCGTGTAGAGGTCGTACGTGGCGGTGGCTCTGCCCTCTACGGCTCGTCCGCTATCGCAGGTGTGGTCAACGTGATTACCAAGGAGCCTACGACCAATAGCTTCTCACTGAGCGAAAACCTCTCGCTCATCGGTGGCAAGGAGCCAGACAATACGATCGCTTTCAATGGTACCATCCTCAGCCCTGACCGTGAGATGGGGGCTATGATCTTCGGACAGCATCGTACGCGTACGGGCTGGGATGCCAATGGCGATGGCTTCTCCGAGATAGGGCAGCTAGAGAGCCGTGCACTCGGTACGCAGCTCTTCTTCCGCCTCAACCCATACAACAAGATTACCGCTGAGATCCACTCGATCCAGGAGAAGCGTCGTGGCGGTGACCACTTCGAGCGTCCTGAGCATGTGGTCGCTGTCGCTGAGAGTGTCGGTCACTCGATCCTGAGCGGTAATCTACGCTATGACGCTCACTCGACAGACTACAAGCACAACTTCCAGCTCTACGCCTCTGGCCAGCGTATCGTACGCAACAGCTACTATGGCGGTATCGATGAGGAGAATGTAGCCGACGACAAGCATGCTACTCCTAAGGAAGCTTATGGTGATAACTACGGTCTGACTCATGGCAATGTAGCTATGGGGGGTGCTCAGTACTCCTACAAGACGGATCGCCTCTTCTTCATGCCTGGCAACATCCTCGTCGGTGTTGAGTATCTTTACGACCACCTCAACGATCAGATGCCTATCCTCAAGTATCAGAAGCTCCCTGACGGTAGCTCTCGCGCTCCTGGTCTAGATCAGCGCATTCATAACCTTAGCCAGATCGCTCAGATCGAGTGGACGAACAAGGTCTTCACCCTCCTCCTCGGTGGTCGTCTTGACGAACACTCAGCGATTAGGAATGACAAGGGAGCCGTCAAGCCTGTCTTCACACCTCGTGCTACGGTACGCTACAATCCATTCACCTGGATGAACCTCCGTGCTTCGTATGCACAGGGCTTCCGTGCTCCTCAGACCTTCGACGAGGATCTACACGTTGGTGTCGTATCGGGTGAAGCACAGAAGGTGATCAATGTCAAGGGCCTCAAGCCTGAGTACAGTCACAGCTTCAACCTGAGCAACGATATGTACTTCTCTCATGGAGCTATGCAGGCTAACCTCCTCCTCGAGGGCTTCTTCACACGTCTCCAGGGTGCTTTCAATACACGTCCTATAGAGGAGCGTGAGGGCTTTACACTCTTTGAGCGCTACAACGCTTCGGACGCTTCTGTCTATGGTGCAAACATCGAGGGTAAGGTTGCCTACAAGCGCTTTACCGTACAGGCTGGCTTTACCATTGCCAAGAGCCTCTGGGACAAGCCCGAGAGCACAGGTGTAGAGCGTTCACTCATCAAGGGTGAGAACGAGAAGACTCCTAGCGACATCAATACGCTTGAGAACAATGGCCCAGAGAAGGCTGCTGGCTTCTACACAGATGGTGACGGCAACTTCGTCAGCACAGAGCTGAAGAGCCGCAACTTCATGAGGACGCCTATGACTTACGGCTACTTGACGCTAACCTACAATCCTGTATCTACGCTCAATCTAACTGCTACGTGCAACTATACGGGTAGCATGCTAGCTCCTCACGTGATCGAGTATGGTGCTGAGAGCGCTGTCCTAGATCGTGAGCTCGTTGCTGCCGGTAAGCGTGAGGCTGGGGCAGCGGATGCTAGCGAGGCTGCACCTAAGTGGGGACGTATCGAGAAGACTCCTTCGTTCTTCGACCTAGGGGCTCGTATCTCTTACGACTTCGATATCTTCACCTCTTCATCTCTGCAGCTCTTCCTCGGAGCTAACAACCTACTCAACTCATTCCAGAAGGACTTTGACCTAGGTGGCGGACGTGATAGTGGCTATATATACGGACCTATGCAGCCTCGCACGGTCTATATGGGTATGACGATGAAGTTCTAA